A genomic window from Buteo buteo chromosome 13, bButBut1.hap1.1, whole genome shotgun sequence includes:
- the GABPB1 gene encoding GA-binding protein subunit beta-1 isoform X4: MSLVDLGKKLLEAARAGQDDEVRILMANGAPFTTDWLGTSPLHLAAQYGHYSTTEVLLRAGVSRDARTKVDRTPLHMAASEGHASIVEVLLKHGADVNAKDMLKMTALHWATEHNHQEVVELLIKYGADVHAQSKFCKTALDIAVDNGNEDLAEILQIAMQNQINTNPESPDTVTIHAATPQFIIGPGGVVNLTDETGVSAVQFGNSSTSVLATLAALAEASAPLSNSSETPVVATEEVVTAESVDGAIQQVVSSGGQQVITIVTDGIQLGNLHSIPTSGIGQPIIVTMPDGQQVLTVPATDIAEETVISEEPPVKRQCIEIVENRVESAEIEERETLQKQLDEANREAQKYRQQLLKKEQEAEAYRQKLEAMNRLQTNKEAV; the protein is encoded by the exons ATGTCACTAGTAGATTTGGGAAAGAAACTTTTAGAAGCTGCACGAGCAGGTCAAGATGATGAAGTTCGCATTTTGATGGCCAATGGAGCACCTTTTACCACAGATTGG TTGGGAACATCTCCACTTCATCTAGCAGCACAGTATGGACACTACTCAACAACAGAAGTGTTGCTGCGAGCAGGTGTAAGTCGGGATGCTAGAACCAAAGTGGACAGAACTCCATTACATATGGCAGCATCAGAAGGCCATGCCAGCATAGTAGAAGTTTTACTTAAG CATGGTGCTGATGTCAATGCGAAGGACATGCTCAAAATGACTGCACTTCACTGGGCTACTGAACATAACCACCAAGAAGTTGTAGAACTCTTGATAAAGTATGGAGCAGATGTTCATGCTCAGAGTAAATTTTGCAAAACGGCATTAGATATTGCAGTAGACAATGGAAATGAAGACCTTGCAGAAATATTACAG ATTGCAATGCAGAACCAAATCAATACGAATCCAGAGAGTCCGGACACTGTGACAATACATGCAGCAACACCACAGTTCATCATTGGACCTGGAGGGGTGGTGAACCTAACAG ATGAAACAGGAGTGTCTGCTGTACAGTTTGGAAATTCATCAACATCAGTATTAGCCACATTGGCAGCTTTAGCAGAAGCATCAGCTCCACTGTCTAATTCTTCAGAAACACCAG TTGTGGCCACAGAAGAAGTTGTGACTGCAGAATCCGTGGATGGTGCTATTCAGCAAGTTGTCAGTTCTGGAGGTCAGCAAGTTATTACTATAGTTACAGATGGCATTCAACTTGGTAATCTGCATTCAATTCCAACCAGTGGAATAGGGCAACCAATCATTGTGACCATGCCAGATGGGCAGCAAG TATTAACAGTTCCAGCAACAGACATTGCTGAAGAAACTGTGATAAGTGAAGAACCGCCAGTGAAGAGACAGTGCATTGAGATTGTTGAAAATCGTGTGGAGTCTGCAGAAATAGAA GAAAGAGAAACTCTTCAGAAACAGCTGGATGAGGCAAACAGAGAAGCACAAAAATATCGTCAGCAGCTTctaaagaaagaacaagaagcAGAGGCTTATCGGCAGAAGTTAGAGGCAATGAACCGCCTCCAGACTAATAAAGAAgctgtttaa
- the GABPB1 gene encoding GA-binding protein subunit beta-1 isoform X2, protein MSLVDLGKKLLEAARAGQDDEVRILMANGAPFTTDWLGTSPLHLAAQYGHYSTTEVLLRAGVSRDARTKVDRTPLHMAASEGHASIVEVLLKHGADVNAKDMLKMTALHWATEHNHQEVVELLIKYGADVHAQSKFCKTALDIAVDNGNEDLAEILQIAMQNQINTNPESPDTVTIHAATPQFIIGPGGVVNLTGLVSSANTSNGTDETGVSAVQFGNSSTSVLATLAALAEASAPLSNSSETPVVATEEVVTAESVDGAIQQVVSSGGQQVITIVTDGIQLGNLHSIPTSGIGQPIIVTMPDGQQVLTVPATDIAEETVISEEPPVKRQCIEIVENRVESAEIEERETLQKQLDEANREAQKYRQQLLKKEQEAEAYRQKLEAMNRLQTNKEAV, encoded by the exons ATGTCACTAGTAGATTTGGGAAAGAAACTTTTAGAAGCTGCACGAGCAGGTCAAGATGATGAAGTTCGCATTTTGATGGCCAATGGAGCACCTTTTACCACAGATTGG TTGGGAACATCTCCACTTCATCTAGCAGCACAGTATGGACACTACTCAACAACAGAAGTGTTGCTGCGAGCAGGTGTAAGTCGGGATGCTAGAACCAAAGTGGACAGAACTCCATTACATATGGCAGCATCAGAAGGCCATGCCAGCATAGTAGAAGTTTTACTTAAG CATGGTGCTGATGTCAATGCGAAGGACATGCTCAAAATGACTGCACTTCACTGGGCTACTGAACATAACCACCAAGAAGTTGTAGAACTCTTGATAAAGTATGGAGCAGATGTTCATGCTCAGAGTAAATTTTGCAAAACGGCATTAGATATTGCAGTAGACAATGGAAATGAAGACCTTGCAGAAATATTACAG ATTGCAATGCAGAACCAAATCAATACGAATCCAGAGAGTCCGGACACTGTGACAATACATGCAGCAACACCACAGTTCATCATTGGACCTGGAGGGGTGGTGAACCTAACAGGTCTGGTATCTTCTGCAAATACATCAAATGGAACAG ATGAAACAGGAGTGTCTGCTGTACAGTTTGGAAATTCATCAACATCAGTATTAGCCACATTGGCAGCTTTAGCAGAAGCATCAGCTCCACTGTCTAATTCTTCAGAAACACCAG TTGTGGCCACAGAAGAAGTTGTGACTGCAGAATCCGTGGATGGTGCTATTCAGCAAGTTGTCAGTTCTGGAGGTCAGCAAGTTATTACTATAGTTACAGATGGCATTCAACTTGGTAATCTGCATTCAATTCCAACCAGTGGAATAGGGCAACCAATCATTGTGACCATGCCAGATGGGCAGCAAG TATTAACAGTTCCAGCAACAGACATTGCTGAAGAAACTGTGATAAGTGAAGAACCGCCAGTGAAGAGACAGTGCATTGAGATTGTTGAAAATCGTGTGGAGTCTGCAGAAATAGAA GAAAGAGAAACTCTTCAGAAACAGCTGGATGAGGCAAACAGAGAAGCACAAAAATATCGTCAGCAGCTTctaaagaaagaacaagaagcAGAGGCTTATCGGCAGAAGTTAGAGGCAATGAACCGCCTCCAGACTAATAAAGAAgctgtttaa
- the GABPB1 gene encoding GA-binding protein subunit beta-1 isoform X1 has protein sequence MMSLVDLGKKLLEAARAGQDDEVRILMANGAPFTTDWLGTSPLHLAAQYGHYSTTEVLLRAGVSRDARTKVDRTPLHMAASEGHASIVEVLLKHGADVNAKDMLKMTALHWATEHNHQEVVELLIKYGADVHAQSKFCKTALDIAVDNGNEDLAEILQIAMQNQINTNPESPDTVTIHAATPQFIIGPGGVVNLTGLVSSANTSNGTDETGVSAVQFGNSSTSVLATLAALAEASAPLSNSSETPVVATEEVVTAESVDGAIQQVVSSGGQQVITIVTDGIQLGNLHSIPTSGIGQPIIVTMPDGQQVLTVPATDIAEETVISEEPPVKRQCIEIVENRVESAEIEERETLQKQLDEANREAQKYRQQLLKKEQEAEAYRQKLEAMNRLQTNKEAV, from the exons ATGTCACTAGTAGATTTGGGAAAGAAACTTTTAGAAGCTGCACGAGCAGGTCAAGATGATGAAGTTCGCATTTTGATGGCCAATGGAGCACCTTTTACCACAGATTGG TTGGGAACATCTCCACTTCATCTAGCAGCACAGTATGGACACTACTCAACAACAGAAGTGTTGCTGCGAGCAGGTGTAAGTCGGGATGCTAGAACCAAAGTGGACAGAACTCCATTACATATGGCAGCATCAGAAGGCCATGCCAGCATAGTAGAAGTTTTACTTAAG CATGGTGCTGATGTCAATGCGAAGGACATGCTCAAAATGACTGCACTTCACTGGGCTACTGAACATAACCACCAAGAAGTTGTAGAACTCTTGATAAAGTATGGAGCAGATGTTCATGCTCAGAGTAAATTTTGCAAAACGGCATTAGATATTGCAGTAGACAATGGAAATGAAGACCTTGCAGAAATATTACAG ATTGCAATGCAGAACCAAATCAATACGAATCCAGAGAGTCCGGACACTGTGACAATACATGCAGCAACACCACAGTTCATCATTGGACCTGGAGGGGTGGTGAACCTAACAGGTCTGGTATCTTCTGCAAATACATCAAATGGAACAG ATGAAACAGGAGTGTCTGCTGTACAGTTTGGAAATTCATCAACATCAGTATTAGCCACATTGGCAGCTTTAGCAGAAGCATCAGCTCCACTGTCTAATTCTTCAGAAACACCAG TTGTGGCCACAGAAGAAGTTGTGACTGCAGAATCCGTGGATGGTGCTATTCAGCAAGTTGTCAGTTCTGGAGGTCAGCAAGTTATTACTATAGTTACAGATGGCATTCAACTTGGTAATCTGCATTCAATTCCAACCAGTGGAATAGGGCAACCAATCATTGTGACCATGCCAGATGGGCAGCAAG TATTAACAGTTCCAGCAACAGACATTGCTGAAGAAACTGTGATAAGTGAAGAACCGCCAGTGAAGAGACAGTGCATTGAGATTGTTGAAAATCGTGTGGAGTCTGCAGAAATAGAA GAAAGAGAAACTCTTCAGAAACAGCTGGATGAGGCAAACAGAGAAGCACAAAAATATCGTCAGCAGCTTctaaagaaagaacaagaagcAGAGGCTTATCGGCAGAAGTTAGAGGCAATGAACCGCCTCCAGACTAATAAAGAAgctgtttaa
- the GABPB1 gene encoding GA-binding protein subunit beta-1 isoform X3 — MMSLVDLGKKLLEAARAGQDDEVRILMANGAPFTTDWLGTSPLHLAAQYGHYSTTEVLLRAGVSRDARTKVDRTPLHMAASEGHASIVEVLLKHGADVNAKDMLKMTALHWATEHNHQEVVELLIKYGADVHAQSKFCKTALDIAVDNGNEDLAEILQIAMQNQINTNPESPDTVTIHAATPQFIIGPGGVVNLTDETGVSAVQFGNSSTSVLATLAALAEASAPLSNSSETPVVATEEVVTAESVDGAIQQVVSSGGQQVITIVTDGIQLGNLHSIPTSGIGQPIIVTMPDGQQVLTVPATDIAEETVISEEPPVKRQCIEIVENRVESAEIEERETLQKQLDEANREAQKYRQQLLKKEQEAEAYRQKLEAMNRLQTNKEAV; from the exons ATGTCACTAGTAGATTTGGGAAAGAAACTTTTAGAAGCTGCACGAGCAGGTCAAGATGATGAAGTTCGCATTTTGATGGCCAATGGAGCACCTTTTACCACAGATTGG TTGGGAACATCTCCACTTCATCTAGCAGCACAGTATGGACACTACTCAACAACAGAAGTGTTGCTGCGAGCAGGTGTAAGTCGGGATGCTAGAACCAAAGTGGACAGAACTCCATTACATATGGCAGCATCAGAAGGCCATGCCAGCATAGTAGAAGTTTTACTTAAG CATGGTGCTGATGTCAATGCGAAGGACATGCTCAAAATGACTGCACTTCACTGGGCTACTGAACATAACCACCAAGAAGTTGTAGAACTCTTGATAAAGTATGGAGCAGATGTTCATGCTCAGAGTAAATTTTGCAAAACGGCATTAGATATTGCAGTAGACAATGGAAATGAAGACCTTGCAGAAATATTACAG ATTGCAATGCAGAACCAAATCAATACGAATCCAGAGAGTCCGGACACTGTGACAATACATGCAGCAACACCACAGTTCATCATTGGACCTGGAGGGGTGGTGAACCTAACAG ATGAAACAGGAGTGTCTGCTGTACAGTTTGGAAATTCATCAACATCAGTATTAGCCACATTGGCAGCTTTAGCAGAAGCATCAGCTCCACTGTCTAATTCTTCAGAAACACCAG TTGTGGCCACAGAAGAAGTTGTGACTGCAGAATCCGTGGATGGTGCTATTCAGCAAGTTGTCAGTTCTGGAGGTCAGCAAGTTATTACTATAGTTACAGATGGCATTCAACTTGGTAATCTGCATTCAATTCCAACCAGTGGAATAGGGCAACCAATCATTGTGACCATGCCAGATGGGCAGCAAG TATTAACAGTTCCAGCAACAGACATTGCTGAAGAAACTGTGATAAGTGAAGAACCGCCAGTGAAGAGACAGTGCATTGAGATTGTTGAAAATCGTGTGGAGTCTGCAGAAATAGAA GAAAGAGAAACTCTTCAGAAACAGCTGGATGAGGCAAACAGAGAAGCACAAAAATATCGTCAGCAGCTTctaaagaaagaacaagaagcAGAGGCTTATCGGCAGAAGTTAGAGGCAATGAACCGCCTCCAGACTAATAAAGAAgctgtttaa